From one Pseudomonas sp. S35 genomic stretch:
- the pvdM gene encoding pyoverdine-tailoring dipeptidase-like protein PvdM, whose product MTKSRSKKALYIGLPLALAVGAGWLVWDHWFRGNAGYSLEVIKQANEMQDRLLSFDSHITVPVDFGTAGKEADKDGSEQFDLVKASRGRLSGAALTIFGWPEIWNGPNAPHKPTEGFVEAARQEQEVRYKIISAMVRDFPNQVAIAYTPDDLRRLHGEGKFAIFMSMLNAYPLGNDLNQLDLWAARGMRMFGFSYIGNNAWSDSSRPLPFFNDSADALDGLSDIGKQAVHRLNDLGVIIDVSQMSTKALEQVAQLSRTPMVASHSAPRASVDIPRNLSDKELQLIKHSGGVVQIVAFSAYLRPLSQPTQDKLNALRARFDLPPLPNLAMALMPGDAIIAAWPEHKFGEYAGELYGILDKEPKATLKDLGDAIDYTVRKIGIDHVGLSSDFNDGGGIDGWNNVGEIRNVTAELIQRGYSEADIAKLWGGNFLRVWDQVQKAAKPLANR is encoded by the coding sequence ATGACAAAATCACGTTCGAAAAAGGCGCTGTATATCGGCCTGCCGCTGGCGCTGGCCGTCGGCGCTGGTTGGCTGGTCTGGGATCACTGGTTCAGAGGCAATGCCGGCTACTCGCTGGAGGTGATCAAGCAGGCCAACGAAATGCAGGACCGCCTGCTGTCGTTCGACAGTCACATCACCGTGCCGGTGGATTTCGGCACCGCCGGAAAAGAAGCGGACAAGGACGGCAGCGAGCAGTTCGACTTGGTCAAGGCCAGTCGCGGCCGCTTGTCCGGTGCCGCCCTGACCATCTTTGGCTGGCCGGAGATCTGGAACGGCCCCAATGCGCCACACAAGCCTACCGAAGGGTTTGTCGAGGCGGCACGCCAGGAACAGGAAGTGCGCTACAAAATCATCAGCGCTATGGTGCGCGACTTCCCCAACCAGGTCGCCATCGCCTACACCCCGGATGACTTGCGGCGCCTGCATGGCGAGGGCAAGTTTGCGATCTTCATGAGCATGCTCAACGCCTACCCCTTGGGCAACGACCTGAACCAACTGGACCTCTGGGCCGCGCGCGGCATGCGCATGTTCGGCTTCAGCTATATCGGCAACAACGCCTGGTCGGACTCGTCGCGCCCACTGCCATTTTTCAATGACAGCGCAGATGCCCTGGACGGCCTGTCGGACATTGGCAAGCAAGCAGTTCATCGCCTCAACGACCTGGGTGTGATCATCGATGTGTCGCAGATGTCGACCAAGGCCCTGGAGCAGGTAGCACAGCTGAGCCGTACGCCGATGGTGGCCTCTCACTCGGCACCGCGGGCATCGGTGGATATTCCGCGCAACCTCAGCGACAAGGAGTTGCAGTTGATCAAGCACAGCGGCGGCGTAGTGCAGATCGTGGCCTTCTCCGCCTACCTGCGCCCATTGAGCCAGCCGACCCAGGACAAGCTCAACGCCCTGCGCGCGCGCTTCGACCTGCCGCCGCTGCCCAACCTGGCCATGGCGCTGATGCCCGGCGATGCAATCATCGCGGCCTGGCCCGAGCATAAGTTCGGCGAGTACGCCGGTGAGCTGTACGGCATCCTGGATAAAGAACCCAAGGCAACCCTCAAGGACCTGGGGGATGCCATCGACTACACCGTACGCAAGATCGGTATCGATCACGTTGGCCTGTCTTCGGACTTCAACGACGGCGGCGGCATCGACGGCTGGAACAACGTCGGCGAAATCCGCAACGTCACCGCCGAGCTGATCCAGCGCGGCTACTCCGAAGCCGATATCGCCAAGCTGTGGGGAGGCAACTTCCTGCGGGTGTGGGACCAGGTACAAAAAGCCGCCAAACCATTGGCCAACCGCTAA
- a CDS encoding aminotransferase class V-fold PLP-dependent enzyme has product MTDRRTFLKQAGVFAASLPLGAAILPHAQAATTQDPWTGLKQLFNQDPDYLHFSNFLVASHPKPVRDAIERYRAQIDRNPGLAMDWDLQETWKREGQVREWAGHYLKATPPQIALTGSTSEGLAMIYGGIHVRPDQEILTTTHEHYATNYSLDFRVRKQATQVRKIALFDTANRVSVDEVLSNIQRSIRPNTRVLGMTWVQSGSGVKLPIGEIGKLVDEHNRNRDDKDRILYVVDGVHGFGVENLDFPDMHCDFFIAGTHKWMFGPRGTGIICARSAQNNDVTPMVPTFSEDTDFATTMTPGGYHAFEHRWALDEAFKLHLQLGKASVQARIHQLNSELKQHLLAHPKVELVTPQSPELSAGFTFFRIKGQDCDRFAAAMMKHRVVIDAVDRDAGPVIRTAPGLLNNSDEIQRFMTLLNQQV; this is encoded by the coding sequence ATGACCGACCGCCGTACGTTTCTCAAGCAGGCCGGGGTATTTGCCGCCAGCCTGCCGCTTGGCGCTGCCATCCTGCCTCACGCACAGGCAGCCACCACGCAAGACCCATGGACGGGACTCAAGCAACTGTTCAACCAGGACCCGGATTACCTGCACTTCTCCAACTTCCTGGTGGCCTCACACCCCAAACCGGTTCGCGACGCCATCGAGCGCTACCGCGCACAGATCGACCGCAACCCTGGGCTGGCCATGGACTGGGACCTGCAGGAAACCTGGAAGCGCGAAGGCCAGGTGCGCGAATGGGCCGGCCACTACCTGAAGGCTACGCCCCCGCAGATCGCCCTGACCGGCAGCACCTCCGAAGGGCTGGCGATGATTTATGGCGGCATCCATGTGCGCCCGGACCAGGAAATACTGACCACCACCCACGAGCACTACGCCACCAACTACAGCCTGGACTTTCGCGTGCGCAAGCAAGCCACCCAAGTCCGCAAGATCGCGCTGTTCGACACCGCCAACCGGGTGTCCGTCGACGAAGTGCTGAGCAATATCCAACGCAGTATCCGCCCCAACACCCGCGTGCTGGGCATGACCTGGGTGCAGTCCGGCAGCGGCGTCAAGCTGCCCATCGGCGAGATCGGCAAGCTGGTGGACGAGCACAACCGCAATCGCGACGACAAGGACCGCATCCTTTATGTCGTGGATGGCGTACACGGCTTCGGCGTGGAAAATCTCGATTTCCCGGACATGCACTGCGACTTCTTCATCGCCGGCACCCACAAGTGGATGTTCGGCCCGCGCGGCACCGGCATCATCTGCGCCCGTTCGGCGCAGAACAACGACGTGACGCCTATGGTGCCGACCTTCTCCGAAGATACCGACTTCGCCACCACCATGACGCCGGGCGGCTATCACGCGTTTGAGCATCGCTGGGCGCTGGATGAAGCCTTCAAACTGCACCTGCAGTTGGGCAAGGCGTCGGTCCAGGCGCGCATTCATCAGCTCAACAGCGAGCTCAAACAGCACCTGCTGGCGCACCCAAAGGTTGAGCTCGTAACCCCGCAAAGCCCCGAGCTCTCGGCGGGGTTCACCTTCTTCCGGATCAAGGGCCAGGACTGCGACCGGTTCGCCGCAGCCATGATGAAACACCGCGTGGTGATCGACGCGGTCGACCGCGATGCTGGCCCGGTCATCCGCACCGCGCCTGGCCTGCTCAACAACAGCGACGAAATCCAACGCTTCATGACCTTGCTCAACCAACAGGTCTGA
- a CDS encoding non-ribosomal peptide synthetase — protein sequence MTATHDIQDDELLALLLGDEATVPRIRPRDSALPAPLSYAQQRLWIEQQYDPSSSAYNLPRAFLLKGQLHAQALESALAHVIERHQILRSRFVEINGQPFQEVDHQARFCLDRQDLRTYPAAERKAMLDRQVQAQNTEPFDLSRGPLLRAQLLQLADQEHALLITLHHIVSDAWSNAILVQDLCEAYRISTGARPHQQLPALAVQYADYAQWQRDNQASGQGLESGIAYWQSYLGDDFPVLELPTDQPRLKTTGQPAAHCHIQLPQALKQQVDSLCAREGITPFIVFLAAWQILLSRYSGQQDFCVGVPNATRHLEETQALVGCFVSTQVYRTRLDSRMSAVELLRRLRKESQAALQHADIPFELLLDNLSFERSAEHAPIFQTLFNWRVEDNTATLLQLGDLVLEFIDSDLPQAKFDLSIDAGSSPTGFYASIEYNAELFDAATVQRMAQHWQNLIQAISQQPEQALADLALLHPLERQQILVDWNPPALHISKLPVHQRIAAQAALTPDAVALLLGNERLSYRQLEQQANRLAHRLIAEGAGPDIRVGVAFERSIEMVVGLLAILKAGGAYVPLDPEYPQDRLTHMMQDSGVGLLLTQAAIGARLSIPGHIKVIHLSLDAGDLSAYATEAPATHVDPLNLAYVIYTSGSTGMPKGVDISHEALTGHTDVAIGYFQLSAQDRVLLFSSLNFDGFIEQLFPALCVGAGVIIRGNEVWDSESFYREVIDNGMTVADLSTAYWFLIAQEFARKGPRDYGQLRQVSATGEAMPPEGVKLWAQAGLNHVRLLNTYGPTETTVTASFLDCAEYVSGVRSLPTLMPIGTPLGGRSMYVLDDNLEPVPAGVVGELYIGGPLLARAYHDRPALTAERFVVDAFGQQPGGRLYRTGDLVHYRADGVIEYIGRADHQVKIRGFRIELGEIEARLLQCAEVREGLVVTLDSANGKQLAAYLVPCDPTLASADLDTQKARLADVRAQLKASLPDYMQPTFWVLLAQLPLTPNGKLDRKALPAPDPALAHSDYVAPATELQTRLAHIWQEVLKVERVGLHDNFFELGGHSLLATQVVVRVREQLGVELPIRDLFGAEHLLELAEKVQGLQTAANPLQDELARTLALLKSLSSDDIEDLISQ from the coding sequence ATGACTGCCACTCACGATATTCAAGACGACGAACTGCTGGCCCTGCTACTGGGCGACGAGGCCACCGTGCCACGAATCCGCCCACGCGACTCGGCGCTCCCGGCGCCGTTGTCGTACGCACAACAACGCTTGTGGATCGAGCAGCAATACGACCCCAGCAGCAGCGCCTACAATCTGCCTCGGGCGTTTCTGCTCAAGGGCCAGTTGCACGCCCAGGCATTGGAAAGCGCCCTGGCACACGTGATCGAACGCCATCAGATCCTGCGCAGCCGATTTGTTGAGATCAATGGCCAGCCCTTCCAGGAAGTCGATCACCAGGCACGGTTCTGCCTGGATCGCCAAGACCTGCGCACCTACCCGGCCGCCGAGCGCAAAGCCATGCTCGACCGTCAGGTCCAGGCCCAGAACACTGAGCCCTTCGACCTGTCCCGAGGGCCGTTGCTTCGCGCGCAACTGTTGCAGTTGGCCGATCAGGAACACGCACTGCTGATCACACTGCACCATATTGTTTCCGATGCGTGGTCCAACGCGATCCTGGTCCAGGACCTGTGTGAGGCCTATCGCATCAGCACCGGCGCCCGCCCACACCAACAGCTGCCCGCACTGGCGGTGCAGTACGCCGATTACGCTCAGTGGCAGCGGGACAATCAGGCCAGTGGCCAAGGGCTGGAAAGCGGCATCGCCTACTGGCAGAGCTACCTGGGAGATGACTTTCCGGTGCTCGAACTGCCCACCGACCAACCTCGCCTGAAGACGACCGGCCAGCCCGCCGCGCACTGTCATATCCAACTGCCCCAAGCGCTGAAGCAGCAGGTCGACAGCCTTTGCGCACGCGAAGGCATCACGCCGTTCATCGTGTTCCTGGCGGCCTGGCAGATCCTGCTCAGCCGCTACAGCGGCCAGCAAGACTTCTGCGTCGGCGTCCCCAACGCGACACGCCATCTGGAAGAGACGCAGGCGCTGGTTGGGTGTTTTGTCAGTACCCAGGTCTACCGTACGCGCCTCGACTCACGCATGAGCGCGGTCGAATTGCTGCGTCGTTTGCGCAAAGAATCGCAGGCCGCCTTGCAGCATGCCGACATCCCCTTCGAGCTGCTGCTGGATAACCTGTCCTTCGAGCGCAGTGCCGAACACGCACCTATCTTCCAGACGCTGTTCAACTGGCGGGTCGAGGACAACACCGCGACGTTGCTCCAGTTGGGTGACCTGGTGCTGGAGTTCATCGACAGTGACTTGCCGCAGGCCAAGTTCGACCTGTCGATCGATGCCGGCAGCAGCCCCACGGGCTTCTACGCCAGCATTGAATACAATGCCGAACTCTTCGACGCCGCCACCGTGCAACGCATGGCGCAGCATTGGCAGAACCTGATTCAAGCCATCAGCCAACAACCGGAACAGGCACTGGCCGATCTGGCATTGCTCCACCCTCTGGAGCGTCAGCAGATCCTGGTGGACTGGAACCCGCCGGCACTGCATATCAGCAAGCTGCCCGTGCATCAGCGCATCGCGGCGCAAGCGGCCCTGACCCCTGATGCCGTGGCGCTGCTGCTGGGCAATGAGCGTCTGAGCTATCGCCAGCTTGAACAACAGGCCAATCGCCTGGCTCACCGGCTGATCGCCGAAGGGGCTGGGCCGGATATACGCGTTGGCGTAGCCTTTGAGCGCTCGATTGAGATGGTTGTCGGCTTGCTGGCGATTCTCAAGGCCGGCGGTGCCTATGTGCCACTGGACCCGGAGTATCCGCAAGACCGCCTGACCCACATGATGCAGGACAGCGGCGTCGGCCTGCTGCTCACCCAGGCGGCCATCGGCGCGCGCCTGAGTATCCCTGGCCACATCAAGGTGATCCACCTCAGCCTGGACGCTGGCGACCTCAGTGCCTACGCCACCGAAGCCCCGGCCACCCATGTCGACCCGCTGAACCTGGCCTACGTCATCTACACCTCCGGTTCCACCGGCATGCCCAAGGGCGTGGACATCAGCCATGAGGCGCTCACCGGTCATACCGATGTCGCCATCGGCTACTTCCAATTGAGCGCACAGGATCGGGTGCTGCTGTTTTCTTCACTCAATTTCGATGGCTTTATCGAACAGCTGTTTCCAGCCTTGTGCGTCGGTGCGGGCGTTATCATTCGCGGCAATGAGGTCTGGGACAGCGAAAGCTTCTACCGCGAAGTCATCGACAATGGCATGACCGTGGCAGACCTGAGCACCGCCTACTGGTTCCTGATCGCCCAGGAATTCGCCCGCAAAGGTCCCCGCGACTACGGCCAGCTACGCCAGGTCAGTGCCACTGGCGAGGCCATGCCGCCAGAAGGTGTGAAACTGTGGGCCCAAGCCGGGCTCAATCATGTGCGCCTGCTCAATACATACGGTCCGACTGAAACCACTGTGACCGCCAGCTTCCTGGACTGCGCCGAGTACGTCTCAGGCGTCCGGTCGCTGCCAACGCTGATGCCGATTGGCACCCCTTTGGGTGGCCGCAGCATGTATGTGCTGGATGACAACCTGGAGCCGGTCCCGGCCGGGGTGGTCGGCGAACTGTACATCGGCGGCCCATTGCTGGCGCGTGCCTATCACGATCGCCCAGCACTGACCGCCGAGCGCTTCGTGGTGGATGCTTTCGGCCAGCAGCCGGGCGGGCGGTTGTACCGCACGGGCGACCTGGTGCACTACCGCGCAGATGGCGTGATCGAGTACATCGGGCGCGCCGACCATCAGGTCAAGATCCGTGGTTTTCGCATTGAGCTCGGCGAGATCGAGGCCCGCCTGCTGCAATGCGCCGAGGTCCGCGAGGGATTGGTGGTGACACTGGACAGCGCCAACGGCAAGCAACTGGCAGCCTATCTGGTCCCTTGCGACCCAACGCTGGCCAGCGCCGACCTGGACACCCAGAAAGCGCGCCTGGCAGACGTAAGGGCGCAGCTCAAAGCCAGCCTGCCGGACTACATGCAACCGACGTTCTGGGTGCTGCTGGCCCAATTGCCACTGACCCCCAACGGCAAGCTCGACCGCAAGGCCCTGCCCGCTCCCGACCCGGCACTGGCCCATAGCGACTACGTGGCTCCGGCTACAGAACTGCAAACCCGCCTCGCGCACATCTGGCAAGAGGTGTTGAAAGTCGAGCGGGTCGGCCTGCACGACAATTTCTTCGAACTGGGTGGCCACTCCCTGCTGGCTACGCAAGTGGTGGTCCGGGTACGTGAGCAGTTAGGCGTGGAGCTACCGATCCGCGATCTGTTTGGTGCCGAGCATTTGCTTGAGCTGGCCGAAAAGGTTCAGGGCCTGCAAACCGCAGCCAACCCCCTGCAGGACGAACTCGCCAGGACCCTGGCGCTGCTCAAGAGCCTGTCCAGTGACGATATTGAAGATTTGATTTCCCAATAA
- a CDS encoding formylglycine-generating enzyme family protein, which translates to MNTVTHLKLLTALLLTLLCGALLPGLAHAAESQPGKVFKDCKDCPEMVVLPAGTFTMGTPDDEVGREPDEGPMHPVTFAKPFAMSRFHVTAGEWDSYLRQSGVKIANGDERPGRECIASKPRYAQGPRQPAVCMSVDDAEKYVAWLSKKTGQKYHLVSEAQREYAARAGSAGPFPFPFDEGTQYSIAKHANTYGPTDGYSFSSPAGSYPPNAFGMYDMHGNVYEFVADCEHKNYVGAPADGSAWIADGDCKARQIRGNDWGEAPVFSRSGNRNTIWVETRGDWLGFRVVRDL; encoded by the coding sequence ATGAACACTGTCACTCACCTGAAACTACTGACAGCCCTGCTCCTGACCCTCCTGTGCGGCGCATTGCTGCCAGGCCTGGCCCACGCCGCCGAATCCCAGCCAGGCAAGGTCTTCAAGGACTGCAAGGATTGCCCGGAAATGGTCGTGCTGCCCGCCGGCACCTTCACCATGGGTACGCCGGACGATGAAGTCGGTCGCGAGCCCGACGAAGGCCCGATGCACCCAGTGACCTTTGCCAAGCCTTTCGCCATGAGCCGCTTCCATGTGACGGCCGGTGAATGGGACAGCTACCTGCGCCAGAGCGGCGTGAAGATCGCCAACGGCGACGAACGCCCCGGCCGCGAGTGCATCGCCAGCAAGCCGCGCTACGCCCAGGGACCGCGGCAACCGGCGGTGTGCATGAGCGTTGACGATGCCGAGAAGTACGTCGCGTGGCTGTCGAAAAAGACCGGCCAGAAATACCACCTGGTCAGTGAGGCCCAACGCGAATACGCCGCCCGTGCGGGCTCCGCCGGTCCTTTCCCATTCCCGTTCGATGAAGGCACCCAATACAGCATCGCCAAACACGCCAACACCTACGGCCCGACTGACGGCTACAGCTTCAGCTCGCCCGCCGGCAGCTACCCGCCCAACGCCTTCGGGATGTACGACATGCACGGCAACGTCTACGAGTTCGTCGCCGACTGCGAGCACAAGAACTATGTCGGCGCGCCTGCCGATGGCAGCGCCTGGATCGCCGACGGCGACTGCAAGGCCCGTCAGATCCGCGGCAACGACTGGGGCGAAGCGCCAGTGTTCTCGCGCTCCGGCAATCGCAACACGATTTGGGTCGAAACCCGCGGCGATTGGCTCGGCTTTCGCGTAGTCCGCGACCTCTGA
- a CDS encoding cyclic peptide export ABC transporter: protein MTAKPRSAFREVLSLLKPYWVTLSISIALGILGGLCVTALLATINTTLHTEGGLNSSMVMAFAGFCVLGLVSSIVSDIGTNYVGQHVIARLRKDLGAKVLCAPVEQIERYRAHRLIPVLTHDVNTISDFAFDFAPLAISFTVTLGCLGYLAMLSWQMFLLTTIAIIIGSAVQYLARQMGIKGFFAAREAEDELQKHYSALNAGAKELRIHRPRRFRMFSHRIEGTANKIRDTHIRSINIFVIAKTLGSMLFFVVIGLALALQSFWPSVDQKIMSGFVLVLLYMKGPLEHLIGTLPIVSRAQIAFRRIAELSEQFSSPEPHLLISDQPHTKQSIQSLELRNVSYAFPAVEGFEPFKLGPLNLNIEQGEILFIVGENGCGKTTMIKLLLGLYTPQEGHIMLNGKAVDAHSRDDYRQLFTTIFSDYYLFDELVQGEHGKQLPADVDQYLERLEIAHKVSVRDGAFTTTDLSTGQRKRLALLNAWLEERPVLVFDEWAADQDPTFRRIFYTELLPDLKRLGKTIIVISHDDRYFDVADQLVRLELGKVIQANSLA from the coding sequence ATGACTGCCAAACCACGCAGCGCCTTTCGAGAAGTGCTCAGTCTGCTCAAGCCTTATTGGGTCACGCTGAGTATCTCAATAGCCCTCGGCATCCTGGGCGGCTTGTGCGTGACCGCGCTGCTGGCCACGATCAATACCACCCTGCACACAGAAGGCGGACTCAACTCCAGCATGGTCATGGCCTTCGCCGGGTTTTGTGTACTGGGCCTGGTCAGTTCGATCGTGTCCGACATTGGTACCAACTATGTCGGCCAGCACGTGATTGCACGCTTGCGTAAAGATCTCGGCGCCAAGGTGCTGTGTGCACCGGTTGAACAGATCGAACGCTACCGGGCCCATCGACTGATTCCGGTATTGACCCATGACGTCAACACCATCAGTGATTTCGCCTTCGACTTCGCGCCACTGGCGATCTCGTTCACTGTGACCCTAGGCTGCCTGGGTTACCTGGCCATGCTGTCGTGGCAGATGTTTTTGCTGACCACCATCGCGATCATCATCGGCAGCGCCGTGCAGTACCTTGCGCGGCAAATGGGCATCAAGGGCTTCTTCGCTGCACGCGAAGCCGAGGATGAATTGCAGAAGCATTACAGCGCCCTGAATGCTGGCGCCAAGGAACTGCGTATTCATCGCCCGCGCCGCTTCCGCATGTTCAGCCACCGCATCGAAGGCACGGCGAACAAGATCCGTGATACCCATATTCGATCGATCAACATTTTCGTGATCGCCAAGACGCTGGGTTCGATGCTGTTCTTCGTAGTGATTGGCCTGGCGCTGGCCTTGCAATCGTTCTGGCCAAGCGTCGACCAGAAAATCATGAGCGGCTTCGTGCTGGTGCTGCTGTACATGAAAGGGCCACTGGAACACCTGATCGGCACGCTTCCGATCGTCAGCCGCGCCCAGATCGCCTTCCGTCGCATCGCCGAACTGTCGGAGCAGTTCTCGTCACCGGAGCCGCATCTGCTGATCAGCGACCAGCCCCATACCAAACAGAGCATACAAAGCCTGGAGCTGCGTAACGTCAGCTACGCATTCCCGGCTGTAGAAGGTTTCGAACCCTTCAAGCTGGGCCCGTTGAACCTGAATATCGAACAAGGCGAAATCCTGTTCATTGTCGGTGAAAACGGCTGCGGCAAGACCACCATGATCAAACTGCTACTGGGCCTCTACACGCCACAGGAAGGGCACATCATGCTCAACGGCAAGGCCGTCGATGCCCACAGCCGTGATGACTATCGCCAGCTGTTCACCACCATCTTCTCTGACTATTACCTGTTCGACGAGTTGGTGCAGGGCGAGCACGGCAAACAACTGCCAGCAGACGTCGACCAGTACCTGGAGCGCCTGGAGATTGCTCACAAGGTCAGTGTGCGCGACGGCGCCTTTACCACCACAGACCTGTCGACCGGCCAACGCAAGCGCCTGGCGTTGCTCAATGCCTGGCTGGAAGAGCGTCCGGTGCTGGTGTTCGACGAATGGGCGGCCGACCAGGACCCGACATTCCGCCGTATTTTCTATACCGAGTTGCTGCCAGACCTCAAGCGCCTGGGCAAGACCATCATCGTCATCAGTCATGACGACCGTTACTTCGATGTCGCCGACCAGTTGGTACGCCTGGAGTTGGGCAAGGTGATCCAGGCCAACAGCCTGGCCTGA